ATTCACGTGCTCGCATCTTTGCTTCTTCAAGTGTTAAATCACCTGATTCAACTTGTTCATTTAATAATTCAAGTGCAGAGATCGAATTATGTACAATATGTTGTAAATCTAGCTTCCCGCTATCCACAAGCTCTTGTTTAGCAAAATTGTAGCTAAGTAACCCCAAAGTGGTAGTCGCGATTAACACTAAAATAGTGATACCTAATAATAACTTTGTGGATATCTTGTTGAAATTCATGATAGTGTCTCCTTTATATTTCATTAGTGGTCTTACCACTATTGCTATTTATATCGACATTTTTCGATGAATTTTAACAGAATAGCACTAAAAGAAGATTGGAAAATCCAGGTACAATCAATAAAAAAGCTCAATCGTAAACATATACGACTAAGCCTTATAAAATTATATCACCGACACTTAATTTTCCATTCTAACTCTTCATCTTCGGATCAAGCGCATCACGCAATCCATCACCAATTAAATTAAACCCTAAAACAATCAACATAATCGAGAAGCCAGGGAAAAGTACAGTCCACGGTGCACTTTGAATAAAGCTCCGGGAATCTGAAAGCATTTTACCCCATTCTGGGTCAGGTGGTTGTGCACCCATTCCTAAAAATCCTAATGCAGCTGCTTCAAGAATGGCTGTCCCAAAACCTAATGTAGCTTGAACAATAATTGGGCCCAAGCTATTTGGCAAGATATGATGGATAATAATTCTAGAATCCTTCATCCCTTGAGCCCTAGCCGCCATGATATATTCTTCATTTTTCAAACTTAACACCTTAGAACGAACTAATCTTCCAAAAATAGGAATATTAACTATTGCAATTGCTATCAGAGCATTTTGTAAAGAAGGCCCTAAAATAGCTACAATGGCAATGGCTAGTAATATACTTGGGAAAGCTAGCATAATATCAAAAATTCTTGAGATTATACTGTCTCTAAAGCGTCCATAATAACCAGCAATAACCCCTAATAGAGTCCCAAAAAATAAAGCACCAGTAACTGCAAAAAAGCCAACCCACAAAGAAATACGAGCACCATATACAATCCTTGTAAATATATCTCTTCCAAAATCATCCGTCCCAAACCAAAATTCAACTGAAGGTGCTTGTAAACGGACTGACATATTTTGATCATTGATTCCATGAGATGTTATCAATGGAGCAAAAAGGGCAATCAATATAAAGAAGAGAATGATCCCTGCGCCAACCATCGCTAATTTATTCTTCTTTAAGCTTCTATATGCATCTTTCCAAGGTGAGATGGCTTCTTCCTGGCCATTATTGACGTGAGGTGGTTGATTTAGTTCAGATTGGCTTGTTTCATTTTTTAATAGTCCCATATAATCTCACCCCTTATCAATATTTAATCCTTGGATCTAGATATGCATATAGCAGGTCTACGATTAAATTAACCATTACAAATATAAAAGCTACTAATAAAATACCTGATTGAATGACTGGGTAATCTCTACTTCCTATCGCCTCAAATATATAACGTCCCATCCCTGGCCAACTAAAGATGGTTTCTGTTAAGATTGCTCCACCTAACAATGTACCAGTCTGTAGACCAACTACTGTGATTACCGGAATCAACGCATTTTTCAAAGCATGTTTATAAATAACGATAAATTGATTTGCCCCTTTCGCTCGAGCCGTACGAACAAAATCGGAGCGCAATACCTCTAGCATACTAGAACGGGTCATACGAGCAATAATAGCCATCGGAATCGTACCTAAAGCAATACCTGGCAAGATTAAATGCTTCATTGTAACCCAAAATTGATCAAACCTTCCGGAGAGTAACGAATCAATTAGATAAAAGTGTGTTACGACCTCAACTGGATCTCTTGCATTTTCTCTTCCATAGGCTGGTAGCCATTGAAGCTCTTGCGCAAAAATCCATTGCTCAACCAAGCCTAACCAGAAAATTGGCATCGAGACACCAATTAAAGCAATAAGCATGCTGATATAGTCAAACCATGAGTTTTGTTTCCAAGCACTTATAATACCAGCATTAACCCCAACGATAATAGCAAATAGCATAGCAAAGACGGTTAACTCAATTGTAGCTGCAAGAAAGGGTTTAACCTCTTCGATAATCGGGGATTTTGTTAATAATGACGTTCCTAAGTCTCCAGTTACTAATCCTTTTACATAAATACCATATTGAACAAGATAAGGTTTGTTTAATCCTAGATTTTCCTCTAAGGTTTCAATTGCCTCAGGAGTCGCTTGTTCCCCCAACATTGTTTGGGCTGGGTTTCCAGGAATTAAATGAATGATGGAAAATGTAATTAAAGACATTCCTATTAATACTGGTATAAGTAAAAGTAAACGTCGTATTGCATAAGCAAACATATAATTCACCACCTTGGTTTCTAGCTAGCTGTGTATAAAATGGGTAGTAGAGCATTCCTCTACTACCCTACTTAACTACTAAGATTACGTTTATTCTAAGTCTACTTCAGCTAATGATTCACTTGTTGAAGGATGTGGAACATAATTTAGTACATTTGAGCCAGATGCCAACACTGGTGTATTGTGAACAAGTGGAATCCAAGGTGCTTCATTGTGCATGATTTCTAGTGCTTTTTGGTACATGCTTTCTCTTTCGGCAACATCAGTTACCTCTGTTGCTTTAATAAGCAATTCTGTTACTTCATCATTTGCATACTGAGCACGGTTTCCGCCTGGAATTGAGTTCTTACTTAATAATGGGTTTAAGAAGTAATCAGGGTCACCGTTTGTTCCAGACCAACCAAGCATAAATACATCATGTTTACCCTTAGTTGTTTCATCTAGATACGTAGCCCACTCCATACTTACGATGTTTGCTGTTAAACCAATCTTAGCAAAATCTGCTTGTAGCACCTCTGCTGCCTTTTGAGGATCTGGCATATAAGGGCGTGCAACCGGCATCGTCCATAAATCAAACGTAAAACCATCTTCATAACCAGCTTCAGCTAGTAGCTGCTTTGCTTTTTCTGGATTATACGAATATTCTTCTACAGAATCGTTATAGCCTAAGTATCCAGGTGGTAAAGCACCCTTAGCTGGCACAGCTAGGTTATTATATAAACCTGCAATTAGGGCTTCTTTATTTACTGCATAGTTCATTGCAACACGTACTTTTGGATCATCAAAAGGAGCCTTTTGTGTATTAAATCCTAGGTATCCAACGTTATTAGCAGTACGTTTATATAGTTTAAGGTTAGAGTCAGACTCTACACCATTGACATCATCTGGGTTTAAACCGTCCATAATATCAATTTGTCCTGCTTTTAATGCAGTATATCTTGCTGAGTTGTCTGGAATTGTCTTAAAGATAACTGTATCAAGCTTCGGAAGACCTTCCTTCCAGTAGTTTGGATTTTTAACAAGAGTAATAGATTCATTTCTCTTCCATTCCTTGAACATGAAAGGTCCCGTACCAACTGGATTCTCAATTATTTTGCTACCATAATCTTCAAAGCTCTTAGGAGAAGCAATCGCAAATGATGCCATCGCCAAGTTTTGAATAAATGGTGCATAAGGCTTGGTTAATACGAATTCAACTTGATGATCATTTAGCTTATTGATTTCTTTAATAATATGTCCTTCATCACCTTTATGACCGCCAAATAATGTTTGATAGAAGGTATATGCAAAGCCTTCATCTGCATAATGGTGAGGGTGATTTTTATCAGCCCATCTCTCATAGTTAAAGATTACAGCATCTGCATTAAAGTCTGTTCCATCATGGAACTTAATCCCTTTTACTAAATCAAGGATATAGCGCGTGCCATCATCTTCAATTTTCCAGTCGCTTGCTAAGCCTGGCTTTACATTGAAAGAATCTTTATCATATTCAAGTAATGACTCAAAAATTTGCATTGTAACACGAGATGTTTCACCATCTGTTGTACTAGCAAAATCTAAACTATTATTTTCACCACCACGCGCGAAAATCAAAGTTTTAGGTTCAGCATTCTCACTAGTGTCATCTTTAGGTTTTTCCGGATCATTAGACGTACTTGGCTTGTCGCTACATCCAACTAAAGCTAATGATGTAATTAGCCCTAGGATGAACATAATAATTAACCCTTTTCTCTTCATAATATGCCCCCTTAAATTTTTATATCAAACGTGTATGTCTTTTATCCAAATAAGTGACATGCCACGAAATGACCATCAGATAGCTCCTGAAATACTGGTCTTTCTTTTTTACATATTTCCATGCAAGCAGGACAGCGAGTATGAAATGCACAACCACTTGGTGGATTAGATGGACTCGGCAAATCCCCTTCAAGCAGAATTCTTTCTTTTTTATAGTCTGGATCAACGATTGGCACTGCAGATAATAATGCTTCCGTATAAGGATGTTTTGGGTTTTCATATAATTCATCCTTAGGAGCCAATTCTACTAATCTACCTAAATACATAACGCCTACTCGATCACTTATATGTTTTACAACACTTAAATCGTGAGCGATAAAGATGTATGTAAGGTTAAACTCTTTCTGTAAATCCTGCATAAGATTCAATATTTGTGATTGAATGGATACATCTAATGCTGACACAGGCTCATCTGCAATAATTATTTTGGGGTTAACAGCTAAAGCACGAGCAATACCTATCCTTTGGCGCTGCCCACCACTAAATTGATGCGGATATCTTGACGCATGATAACTACTCAAGCCAACAGTTTCTAATAAATATCGAACTCTTTCACGTCTTTCCTTTTTAGTACCAATACCATGGACAATCATTGGTTCTTCAATAATTTTTTCTACTGTATGCCTTGGGTTTAGTGAGGCGTATGGATCCTGAAATACAATTTGCATATCTTTTCTTAGCTTTCGCATCTCTTCTGCTTTTAAAGAAGTAATATCTGTTCCGTTAAAATAGATCTTGCCCTCGGTTGGTTCAATCAACCTTAAGATTGTTCGACCAGTAGTAGATTTACCACAACCACTTTCACCGACGATTCCTAAAACTTCACCTTCTTTTACCGAAAAGCTAACATCATCTACCGCTTTTACACTTCCAACCTTTTTGGATAAAACCCCACCCGTAATGTCAAAGTACTTTTTAAGATTTCTCACTTCTAAAATGATATTATCCATACTAATCTCTCCCTTCTAGTTGATATAGAAGGCACCTGCATTTATGACCCGGTGCAACCTCAATCAATTCTGGGTCCTGTTCCTTGCAAATATCGATGGCTTCATCACATCTTGGAGCAAAGCGACAACCCATCTTAATACTGCCTGGTTTCGGAACATTTCCAGGGATAGAATAGAGGCGCCCCGATTTTTCATGAAGTTTCGGTAATGAGCGGATTAACCCTTTTGTATACGGATGTTGAGGATGTTTGATAATCGTTCTAACATCACCTTCCTCAACAACTTTTCCACCATACATAACAACTACGCGGTCGCAAAGCTCTGCTACCACGGCTAAGTCATGGGTAATAAGCATAATCGCTGTACCTTTATTCTTATTTAACTGTTTCATTAAATCTAAAATCTGTGCTTGAATCGTTACATCTAAAGCAGTAGTAGGTTCATCAGCAATCAGTAACTTTGGCTCACAAGCCATGGCCATTGCAATCATCACCCTTTGTCTCATACCTCCAGAAAGCTGATGAGGATATTCATGGACAATTTGGTCTGCTCTAGGAATTCCAACCTTTTTTAACATATCAACAGCCAGCTTTATTGATTCTTGCTTCTTAACTTTCTTATGGAATCTAAAGGCTTCTCCAATTTGGTCACCGATTGTATACACCGGGTTCAATGAAGTCATGGGCTCCTGAAAAATCATTGCAATTTCATTTCCTCTCAATGAACGCATTTCTTTTTCTGAGAGCTCTAGCAAATTTTTAGAGTTAAATAATATCTCACCACCGGCTATTTTCCCGGGTGGAGTAGGTATTAGACCCATGATTGACAAGGATGTTACACTTTTTCCACATCCTGATTCACCAACAATCCCTAGTACCTCGCCTTCATTAATACGTATGGAAAACTTGTCTACTGCAGGAATTACCCCATCGTCTGTTATAAAGTGTGTTTCTAAATCTTTTATTTCAAGTATTGTTTCTGACACAAGAGTTCCCCTCTCTTTTGATACTTTTTATGTATGAATAATCGCTCTTACTTCATTTATTCGAAACTATTAGTAACCCATGTAAAAGTTCGTACTAGTTTTCCTTAATGTTATATATGTAAATGGAGTGTTATTTATAACGAACTTTTTTAAAATGTAAAGATGCCGGAGATTTTCAAATCAAAAAAACAAGCGAAATCCTGTGGATTTCGCTTGTTGCTAGTCTAGCTTTATATTATCTATGCATGCTTTATTTTTCAACTTCCCATTCATTTAATATCATCACATAATCTATCTCTATATCACCGTTTGAATAACCACTGCCATTCACAGATTTTTCCGGAAACGCCTCTTTGTTTTCTTGGTCATACGGAATCCAGCCATAATAAACATGTTGTTCCCATGAAAATTGATTAAAAAATACATCTAAATTGGATTGTTTAGCTAATTGTGTATCATTTATAGATCTAACAAAAGTGGCCCATTCCTCAGGGATTTTCAGTACACCATATGTCTCTTCTTCAAATGAAACAGTTTGTTGCATCTGTACTCTTGGATAATACATTTCTTTTGTTACTTGTGTATAGCTGTACCCTCTGTCCCTAATCATATAAAAATTTATGTGTTTTAATTGGTCATCAGGATGAATATTCCAAACAAAATGATAAGAGGATGGGTCTCTTTTATTTACTTTCCAAATATGAGGTTCTCCAGTCGTATCAATGTACGCAACTCGCCATTTATACTTATCCCACACCCAAAAACTCTTTCCATAGCTATTGTTATTTGAAATAAATGGAACATACTTATTTTTTTCGTTAACGTCGAATATTCCTTGGATCTTATTTACATTAGCATCTGGAAAGGTACTATTGATTTCCTCGATTAATTGTTTTTCCGACAAAAAAGAAGATGGATGTGAAAAATAAGATAGATAGATAAAGGTGGATATCAACACGAATATAAGTCCAATAAAAATATAGACGAACTTTTTCTTATTCACTCTGATCTCCTCCCTTTAAAACAGAGCTGTTAGCACGAAAGTAATATTGCTTATCCTTAGTGGAAATTAAAATACCTTTACCATCTTCCTCTATATAGATGGTGCTGTGAGTTCCACTGCCCCACTTTGGCTTTGCGTCAATCAGCAAGTAAGGGAAGCGCTCGTTTCTCTTATTTGAATCCGCATTTATATAGGTCTCCTCATACCATACTTCATTCAAAATACGGCTTCGTTCAAACTCATCTAGTTGATTTACTACTGTCTCTTTGTTTAGTACCATCTCAATTGCTGAAGGATGAATGGTAACAATAGATGCATTCTTTACACTTGAAATATACGTTGATGCCTTTGTGTCAGGATAGATGGCGTTGTAAATAGGCATCGAAAAGAGAGCAGTTGCCAAAAAGATGAAGTTCGCCCAAAATCCTAACCAGGCAAAACGACGATAGGTTTGCCATCTTCCTTCTTTTCCTTTTAATCCTACATACAAAATCCATACACCTAATGGTAAAATCGAAATTTCAAGTACAGTATCAAACATAGTCCAATTAATGGAGAAGGAAAAAAGACCAACAATAATGACTACTACAATCTTCCATAATCTTGGTTTTTCCGATTGCTTGGTATAAATACGATATGCTATGTACCCAATTGTTCCCCAGGCTAATAATCCAATTAGAAAACCTATGATATCAAAACTAACATTCCACAAATTTATCAAACTCCTTTTGACCCTATCGTATTTCTTCGGTTGTTGAATTTTAATAGTCCAATAGCTATCTATTCACACCTTCCATAAGCTATTTCCTTATGAGAAGTTCTGCCATCTTTCAGGTTAATACGTACTACATCATGTCCTTCAATTATTTTGATAAATGTTCCATAACACCATTTTCCATAAGATCCTGCATTAAAGCAATCAAGTCCTCTGCTGTCATCGCTTTATCATGTCTAAACCAATAGCTCATAATACCCACCATTACTGAAAGTACATACTCCAATATGAAATCAAATTCTACCTGATTTACTTCATACTTTTCCGCGAATGCTTGTTTAAGGATGGGCTTTGTTGAATTTTTAAGTTTACTTGCAAAAGCAGGATCACCATTATCACCTAGCAAAACAGAATAATACTTGCTATTTTTCTCATATAGCTTCATGAACATATCAATTGGTATACCCATATTTTCATTACCAATAGAAATGGGCGGCAGTTCATCTAGTGTAGGTATTAAGGATTCTTCTATTTGCTCAAGAACATCGTATATATCTGTAAAATATTCATAAAAGGTCCCGCGATTATAACCTGCTTTCAGCGTAATTTCCTTTACCGTTATTTTCTCTATTCTTTTTTCGCAATACAAGGACCAAAAGGCATCGATTATATTTTGCTTCGTCTGTGCGGTTACTTCGGGTTTCTTCTTCATGATTTTATCCCCTTTAAAATCCGACACTTGCTATTGTATTGTCGGTTGTTGATAAGAAAAAATGTCTATATACTTTAATCATACAACAGGTTGTTGGATTAAACAAACGGAGGATGAAAATTATGATTACAATACTGTGTGCTGGATCTCGTGGAGACTTTCAACCATATATTGCACTTGCCCAACAGCTTAAGAAGCTAGGTAAAAATGTGCGTATTACTGGCCTTAGAGACATGGAAGAATTCGTAAGAAGTTATGGCATCGAATATTTTTCAATTCAAGCGGATTTTAAAACTCTTAACGTTGATGAAAAAATGTTAAAGGAAGCACAAAGCGCCGATAACCCATTAAAAATGCTACTCACCTTTAATAAGATGAGAAAATATGGAGTTAGTATAGCAAATGAATACTACGCTTCTTGCAAGAATAGTGAGTTAATCATATATCATCCAGGTGTTACGCTAGGCTACTTTGCGGCTGAGAAGCTAGGTATTCCCTCTATCTTAGCATCTCCATTCCCGATGCATAAGACAAAAAAACAGACTTCGATTATTCAATATGGAAGAAAGAAGTCTACTCCGATTACGAACATAATTAGCTACTATATGCTTCAAGGTATGCTGTGGTTGGCATCAAAGGATTCAGTCAAGGGTTTTTGGAAAAAGGAGTTCGGTGGACTACCCGAGAAGTTTGGATGCCCCTATGAGCGCCATACAGACAAAAAGCATCCAGCAATCATTTCCTGCAGTAACTATGTATTCAAGAGACCTAGTGACTGGAATGAAAACATACACCAACATGGCTATTGGTTTGTTGAAGAAGAAACGAATTATATTCCTAGCAAGGAATTAGAAGACTTTTTACATTCGGGAGATAAGCCTATTTATATAGGGTTCGGAAGTGTATTTCATGATGATCAGAAAGAAGCCCTAACTACAATAATAGTTGATGCTCTTGCCAAGAGTGGAAAACGTGGAATAATCTGTGGAATGGGCAAAATTCATAACCTACCAAAAAATATTATTGCAATTGACAGCATACCACATACATGGCTCTTCGAAAGAGTTGCTGCTGTATGTCATCATGGAGGAGCTGGAACAACCGCTGCAGGATTTAAGGCAGGTGTTCCCAGCATCATCGTACCCTTTGCTAACGATCAGCACGCTTGGGCACACAGAGCCTACGACTTAAGTGTAGGTTCAAAGCCAATTCCTATAAAGGCACTTACTTCTGACAATCTCGCAACTGCAATTCACTATGCCTTAGAAGAGAAAATTGTTGAAAACTCAAAAACTCTTGCAAAAAATATCGCTACTGAAAACGGCGTAAGAGATTGTGCAAGAGTAATAGTAGAAAGTCTTATGGCGTAGTTCTATGAAAAAATTAGAAGAATGGCAGAAGTCCTTTTTCATCTTATATATCGGCCAAGCAACTTCTCTTTTAAGCTCGAGCGCCGTTCAATTCTCCATTATTTGGTGGATCACATTAGAAACAGGCTCTGCCCTTTCACTTACAATAGCAAGTATGGTTGGCCTACTACCTCAGGCGATTTTAGGTCCATTTGCAGGAGTTTGGATTGACAGATACAATCGAAAAAAAATAATGATTATAGCTGATAGTGCTGTAGCATTATCAAGTTTAATTTTAGGAGTTACATTTTTATTAGGTATTCAATCCATTCTATTGGTTTATCTGGTTCTATTTATCCGAGCTCTTGGGGAAACATTTCATAAACCTGCCCTACAAGCAGTAATCCCTCAACTCGTTCCTGCGAGCGAACTTACGAAAGCAGGTGGATATGGGCAAATGATTAACTCAGCATGTACTATGGTCGGTCCTATGCTTGGTGCGTTTATAATGAGTGTTACTTCACTTCCATATGCGATGCTTGTCGACGTTTTAGGAGCAACTATTGCCGTAGTAACATTATCTTTAGTAAATATTTCAAAGCAATTAAAAAAACAAAGCAAAAATTTAGACTTCATACAAGACATGAAGCAAGGTATAAATGCTTTTCGATCAAACAAAGCATTAAATCGGCTTGCCATTCCAATGTTAATATCAACCATCATTTTTGTTCCTATTGGAACAATGTTACCACTTATGGTTATTGGGTATTTCAATGGAACCGCATGGCACAATGGCATTGTACAAACCTTATTTTCTATCGGAATGTTAATTGCAGCAATGTTAATCGGCATTACCGGAGGTCTTAAAAGGCAATTTTTAATGATTTCATTATCTACGGGTTTACTAGGTATATGTGCATTAATTGGCGGTATTTTACCTCCACATTTATTTTGGATCTTTTGTATCGTAGTGTTTGTAATGGGAACAACGGGTATGGGTTTCAACATTCCCTTTACTTCCTACATTCAAAGAACTGTTCCAGCAGAAAACTTAGGGAAAGTGATTTCTCTTATTACAAGTGCGATGAGTTTCGCAGCACCAGTGGGCATGTTCATTGCAGGTCCTATATCAGAAATGATCGGGGTAAGCAACTGGATGTTTTTTTCAGGAGTATTTATGATCCTTATAGGTATTGTATGTTATTTTCTGACTAGAGAGTTCGACATTTCAGTAAATAATGAGGTAATGCTAGATGAAAAGTAAAATCTTAAAAAGTATTTTAGCTCTAATTGTTTTATCTATTTCTCCTTTTGTCATGATAGCTGCAGTTGGCATGCTATTCGTTATATTGCAAATGATTGGAGGGGCAACCTTTACAGGAGGAGTTGTGTCATTTGTTAATTTCATTTATAGTCTTGTGCCATTATATCCGTACCTAACAGCAATACCTACAATAATAGTTTTGGCTGTAGCAATTATTAAAAATAGAAATAAGCTAATAAAATTATTTGTAAATCGATAAATCTAGTATTTATAATCTTAACTACCTCATGGTGCTATCAAAGAAGTATTTCATTTCATAACCTTTCATAGCACCTAAAACGTTTCTTCTTCTCAATCTATATGCAGATTTGCAAAAAATCTACATTTTCACGCAAATATGCGCAGTTCCGCGTAGCCGAAGACCCCCAAGGATCTAAAAACCCCCGAACTGTTAGTCCAGGGGAACATAAACCACAATTCAATATTTAGTTAAAAACAGCTATATCTATTGCCACCATACTATTTCAACTCTATCAATGCAACTACCTCAACATGTGTAGAGTGTATCTGGCAACACATGAGATGCCGGTGATTATAGCTCCGCTCTTTTAAAAAATAAGGAGATGGTTTAAAAACCAACCTCCTCCAAATACAACCCCTCTGCATCCGCCATACGACCTGTTTGAATTCTTTCTTTTGACTCGAGGATATTAGGTATTGCAGTAGCATCTTTTTCTCCTAATCCAACTTCAATTAAGGTTCCTACAATTTTTCTCACCATATTGTAAAGGAAGCCATTGCCTCGCACCTTGATTTCGATAAAGCCTGCATTCTCATTTATTTCAAGTGAGTATATTTCACGCACCATGGACTTTTTCTTCGACTTTGCGTTGGAATAGGATGTAAAGTCATGCTCACCTAAAAAGTATTTAGATGCTTTTCTCATTTTATCGATATCAAGCTTTTCCTCAACATGCATACTGTACTTTCGCATGAAGGGATGTGTATATTGCTCGTTCCAGATCTTATACAAATAGGTTTTATCTTTAGCATTGTAGCGTGCATGAAAACGATCATGAATTAACGTAACATCAACAACGCTAATATCATTGGGAAGATATCTGTTTAAATAATGCATAACTTCCTCTTCCGTTGCATTCTTACGCATCTTAAAATTAGCGATTTGAGAAAGAGCATGTACACCTGCATCCGTTCTACCAGATCCAATGATTTCAATCTTTTCTCCTGCCAACTCTGTTAATACGTTTTCAATTTTCCCTTGAATAGTGCTGTCACTATTACCGAGTCGTTGCCAACCCTTGTAACGGCCACCATCATACTGAATGGTCAATTTATAATTGTTCATTGCTTTCTCCCTTAGCTTATTTCAACTCTAGCAACGCAACTGCCTCCACATGTGCTGTATGTGGAAACATATCTACTGGCTGAATATAGCTTACATTATATGATT
This sequence is a window from Cytobacillus luteolus. Protein-coding genes within it:
- the truA gene encoding tRNA pseudouridine(38-40) synthase TruA, with translation MNNYKLTIQYDGGRYKGWQRLGNSDSTIQGKIENVLTELAGEKIEIIGSGRTDAGVHALSQIANFKMRKNATEEEVMHYLNRYLPNDISVVDVTLIHDRFHARYNAKDKTYLYKIWNEQYTHPFMRKYSMHVEEKLDIDKMRKASKYFLGEHDFTSYSNAKSKKKSMVREIYSLEINENAGFIEIKVRGNGFLYNMVRKIVGTLIEVGLGEKDATAIPNILESKERIQTGRMADAEGLYLEEVGF